A stretch of Agelaius phoeniceus isolate bAgePho1 chromosome 37, bAgePho1.hap1, whole genome shotgun sequence DNA encodes these proteins:
- the LOC143696666 gene encoding LOW QUALITY PROTEIN: lutropin subunit beta-like (The sequence of the model RefSeq protein was modified relative to this genomic sequence to represent the inferred CDS: inserted 3 bases in 3 codons) has protein sequence PVLGRSRGWGGPGGGAGLGAGPGRPPCRALNVTVALEKDECPQCRAVTATACGGFCRTREPVYRSPLGXPRQAACTYSGVRYERWILXGCPPGIDPSVTVPVALGCRCGRCPMANADCAVXGLGPSFCGAPGGFGGS, from the exons CCGGTGCTGGGGCGGTCCCGGGGCTGGGGCGGTCCCGGGGGCGgtgccgggctgggggcgggtcCCGGCCGCCCCCCGTGCCGGGCCCTGAACGTGACGGTGGCGCTGGAGAAGGACGAGTGCCCCCAGTGCCGCGCGGTCACCGCCACCGCCTGCGGCGGATTCTGCCGCACACGG GAGCCGGTTTACCGCAGCCCCCTGG CCCCCCGCCAGGCCGCCTGCACCTACTCGGGGGTTCGCTACGAGCgctggattt ggggctgcccccccgGCATCGACCCCTCCGTCACCGTCCCCGTGGCCCTGGGCTGTCGCTGCGGCCGCTGCCCCATGGCCAACGCCGACTgcgccg ctgggctgggacccTCCTTCTGTGGGGCTccgggggggtttggggggtcctga
- the LOC143696668 gene encoding uncharacterized protein LOC143696668, with translation MGFNISRFVEIEVVNKTQNITLKDPGTHFYSGHSLSDPQPLVPPGSSSSCKFTNKSVFWGCNGVLAYEVDSFTLAIYFSNPIDYNRFSVEMGLELSLDKVHRKDLEAAYDRLVRSSKGCSSNSSMFPCVTLKENQDKVQLSAGPVTVTATMVRGRSAAIRVEVEEQKESGEEAEAEKPRGAEREKPWDVKGDRSKRSEKETGPRETLQDVLQGLKNSPGNV, from the exons ATGGGGTTTAACATCAGCCGCTTTGTGGAAATCGAGGTCGTCAACAAGACCCAGAACATCACCCTGAAGGACCCCGG GACCCACTTCTACAGCGGGCACAGCCTCAGTGACCCCCAGCCTTTGGTGCCCCCGGgttcctccagcagctgcaagTTCACCAACAAATCGGTGTTCTGGGGCTGTAACGGGGTCCTGGCCTACGAGGTCGACTCCTTCACCTTGGCCATCTACTTCTCCAACCCCATCGACTACAACCGATTCTCCGTGGAGATGGGCCTGGAGCTCTCCCTGGACAAGGTTCACAGGAAGGACCTGGAGGCCGCCTACGACCGCCTGGTCAGGAGCTccaagggctgctcctccaacagctccatgttCCCCTGCGTCACCCTCAAGGAAAACCAGGATAAAGTGCAGCTGAGCGCTGGCCCTGTCACGGTGACGGCCACCATGGTCAGGGGCAGGAGCGCGGCCATCAGGGTGGAGGTGGAGGAACAGAAAGAATCGGGGGAGGAAGCTGAGGCTGAGAAACCCCGGGGAGCTGAGAGGGAGAAACCCTGGGATGTCAAGGGAGACAGGTCCAAGAGAAGTGAGAAGGAGACAGGTCCAAGAGAGACCCTGCAGGATGTTCTTCAGGGCCTCAAGAACAGCCCTGGAAATGTGTGA
- the LOC143696667 gene encoding uncharacterized protein LOC143696667, translated as MGVNISRFVEIEVVNKTQNITLKDPRTHFYSGHVLLDPKPSVPPGSSSSCKFTNKSVFWGCNGVLAYEVDSFTLAIYFSNPIDYNRFSVEMGLELSLDKVHRKDLEAAYDRLVRISKGSANSSMFPCVILKENQDKVQLSHGPITVTATMARGRSAAIRVEVEEQKESGEEAEAEKPRGAEREKPWDVKGDRSKRSEKETGPRETLQDVLQGLKNSPGNA; from the exons ATGGGGGTGAACATCAGCCGCTTTGTGGAAATCGAGGTCGTCAACAAGACCCAGAACATCACCCTGAAGGACCCCAG GACCCACTTCTACAGCGGCCACGTCCTCCTTGACCCAAAGCCCTCGGTGCCCCCGGgttcctccagcagctgcaagTTCACCAACAAATCGGTGTTCTGGGGCTGTAACGGGGTCCTGGCCTACGAGGTCGACTCCTTCACCTTGGCCATCTACTTCTCCAACCCCATCGACTACAACCGATTCTCCGTGGAGATGGGCCTGGAGCTCTCCCTGGACAAGGTTCACAGGAAGGACCTGGAGGCCGCCTACGACCGCCTGGTCAGGATCTCCAAGGGCTCTGCCAACAGCTCCATGTTCCCCTGCGTCATCCTCAAGGAAAACCAGGATAAAGTGCAGCTGAGCCATGGCCCCATCACGGTGACGGCCACCATGGCCAGGGGCAGGAGCGCGGCCATCAGGGTGGAGGTGGAGGAACAGAAAGAATCGGGGGAGGAAGCTGAGGCTGAGAAACCCCGGGGTGCTGAGAGGGAGAAACCCTGGGATGTCAAGGGAGACAGGTCCAAGAGAAGTGAGAAGGAGACAGGTCCAAGAGAGACCCTGCAGGATGTTCTTCAGGGCCTCAAGAACAGCCCTGGAAATGCCTGA